The DNA segment CCGGGGGTTAATATTGCCGGACTACACTATTCATCGCACGTTCTGGCAGACGGACCGTTGTTCGCCAGGCCGGCAATTGCCGATGCATTAGAGTCGCGGCGAGTTAGAGAAAGCTTTGCGTCGCATCATGATTCTCTTCGGCGCTCGCTGCGCCGTGCGTGCTTCGTACTGACGATCGTTCGGCGGTTGATTGCCTTTCGATAGATTGCCTGGGCGCATTCGGTTTTTCCGCGCGAGGGATATGAAGTCTGGCGAAGAGGTCTTGAATGGAACTTCGATTAAAAGTGCTCGAAGGAAAACAGGCGGGTCAAGAGATTCGCATTCCGGGCCCGAAATTTCTCATCGGCCGCGGCGAAGAATGTCAGCTCCGGCCCAATAGCGATGCCGTCAGCCGGCAGCACTGCATGCTCCAGGTGGAAGACGGCCGCGCCACGATTTGCGATCTGGGCAGCCGCAACGGCACGCTAGTGAACGACGAGCGCGTCGAAGGCCGCTACGCGCTGAAATCGGGCGATCGGCTTTCGATCGGCCATTTGCGATTCGAGGTGCATCTCACCACCGATTTGAAGGGGCAGAAGCAGCCGATCGTCAAGAACGTGAAAGAAGCCGCGGCGCGAACGCGCGAAGCGGCGTCGGCGCAGGATGTCGATGTCGACGCCTGGCTTCACTCCGAGGAACCGGCGGGCTCGAGCCGCAATGCATCGTCTCGTGACACGCAACAGATAAGCCTCTCCGACACGTCGGCAGGAATCGACTCCGCCTCGGTGCTCGATCGCACGGCGAAAGACACCGCCTCGGCGAGCACGAAAACTTCCGGTTCCAAGCTTGCAAGCATGCGGCCCCCTCCGACCACCGCGGATGGCGGCGCGGCGGCGGCGGAGATTTTGCGGAAATTGGCGAAGTATCGGTGAGGTGCAAGAGCAGTTGGGAGGGCTGCCTGGCGGGGCTGGCCCAGGGAAGGCCGGCGGGGCGGTTTTCGGTGGCGAGGGCGGTGAGGGGCCTTCCCTGGGCTTGGGAGGGCAATGGTGCATGCGCAGGCGCGTTCACGCCGTTTTGCGCGGCGGATCGGTCTTCGGCGTGCCGCGGCGCCGCGAGCCGGAGCGGGCGGAATAAAACCGCTCTCGGCTTTGCTCCTCATCCACGAGCCGAGCCCGCGATTTTAGCACGTCGCTCCGCGTCGCCATCCCGAGGATCCGCGTCGGGTCGGCCGCATCGACGACCACCAGTCGGCCGATTCCGGTTTGCACCATCCGCTCGACCGCCTCGCGGCAAGTTTCTTGCGGAAAAGCCGTAATCGGCGGACTGCTCATCATGTCATACGCGATGATCGGGGCCACGCGCTTTCCCTCGCCCGAGCTCTCCGGCGACAAGCCCTCGGCCCATTCGTCGAGCAGATCGGTTTTCGTAATCACGCCAAGCAAGCTGCCGTCGGTAGCCACCACCGGATAGCCCTGGTGCTGCTTGCTCTTCGGGCCGAGGAAGAATTGCTTGACGAGCTGTTGAATCGGCATCGCCGCGGGAATGGTCACTACGTCGCCCGACATCACCTGCGCGACGCTCAACCGCTCGAGCGGATCGACGCCGTATTCCTGGCTGACATGCAGGCCGCGGCGGGCGACCTTTTCGGTGAGAATCGAGCGCTTCATCGTGAGTACCGTGAAGCCGTAAGAAAGAATCGAACCGAGCACCAGCGGCACCAGTGCTCCGGTATCGTAGGTGAATTCAAGCGCGAAAATGGCGCCGGTGAGCGGAGCACGCATCGTGCCGGAGAGCACCGCTCCCATGCCGATCAGCGCACATAGCTGGACGTCGCCCCCCGGCAAATAGTGGGCTTCGATCGCCCCAAGGATGCCGCCGACGATCAGAAACGGTGCGAACACGCCGCCGGATGTGCCCGATCCAAGCGCGATCGCCCACATCACGGCCTTGGCCACCATCAGGCCGAGCATCACGCCGAGCAGCATCTTGCCCTG comes from the Pirellulales bacterium genome and includes:
- a CDS encoding FHA domain-containing protein, with translation MELRLKVLEGKQAGQEIRIPGPKFLIGRGEECQLRPNSDAVSRQHCMLQVEDGRATICDLGSRNGTLVNDERVEGRYALKSGDRLSIGHLRFEVHLTTDLKGQKQPIVKNVKEAAARTREAASAQDVDVDAWLHSEEPAGSSRNASSRDTQQISLSDTSAGIDSASVLDRTAKDTASASTKTSGSKLASMRPPPTTADGGAAAAEILRKLAKYR